A stretch of the Actinomycetota bacterium genome encodes the following:
- a CDS encoding DUF3048 domain-containing protein: MPRRLLALLLLFALFATACSNDDPEPEATEAAEESPEAPPPPPEPVRCPLSGIELPAGVDVNRPAMAVKIDNHPRARPQTGLETADIVYEELVEGGLTRFMGIYHCGDAADLGPVRSARAVDPDIMTQYAPVLFAYSGASPNNLAKVARTAGVINLAHGSNGPAYARKGGRPAPHNLYTSTDKIRARPAAQGVAGPPKTGLIFNPKLVPTPVAPPPPAPTEAASPGSSAAPPAPAAPAPPPGNKVSFAYSGAVGVTYTYDPATNKYLRSQGGSPHNAASGARFGGTNIVVMKVPVNRGGSSPEIAVAGSGEAIVLRNGQSVHGRWNRPTLGDQTTLVDDAGQPIELAAGNTWINLLPNDQGFTVE; encoded by the coding sequence TGCAGCAACGACGACCCCGAACCCGAAGCCACCGAGGCCGCCGAAGAGTCCCCTGAGGCGCCCCCTCCCCCGCCCGAACCGGTTCGCTGCCCGCTCAGCGGCATCGAGCTTCCCGCCGGCGTGGACGTCAACCGACCGGCTATGGCAGTGAAGATCGACAACCACCCGCGGGCCCGGCCCCAGACCGGCCTCGAAACTGCCGACATCGTTTACGAGGAGCTCGTCGAAGGCGGCCTGACCCGCTTCATGGGCATCTACCACTGCGGCGACGCCGCCGACCTGGGCCCGGTGCGCAGCGCCCGGGCCGTCGACCCGGACATCATGACCCAGTACGCTCCCGTCCTCTTTGCCTACTCCGGGGCCTCGCCGAACAACCTGGCCAAGGTCGCCCGTACCGCCGGCGTGATCAACCTGGCGCACGGCTCCAACGGCCCGGCCTACGCCCGCAAGGGCGGCCGCCCGGCGCCCCACAACCTGTACACGTCGACCGACAAGATCCGTGCTCGTCCGGCCGCCCAGGGCGTGGCGGGCCCGCCGAAGACCGGCCTGATCTTCAACCCCAAGCTGGTTCCGACCCCGGTGGCGCCTCCCCCGCCGGCCCCGACCGAGGCGGCCTCCCCCGGCTCATCGGCGGCCCCGCCGGCGCCGGCAGCCCCTGCACCGCCTCCGGGCAACAAGGTCTCCTTTGCCTACTCGGGCGCAGTCGGCGTCACCTACACCTACGACCCGGCAACGAACAAGTACCTTCGGTCGCAGGGCGGCTCTCCGCACAACGCCGCCAGCGGCGCACGCTTCGGCGGGACCAACATCGTCGTCATGAAGGTGCCGGTCAACCGGGGCGGCAGCTCCCCCGAGATCGCGGTTGCAGGCTCCGGTGAGGCGATCGTCCTGCGCAACGGGCAGTCGGTCCACGGCAGGTGGAACCGGCCTACCCTGGGCGACCAGACGACGCTGGTGGACGACGCCGGCCAGCCGATTGAGCTGGCCGCCGGAAACACCTGGATCAACCTGCTCCCGAACGATCAGGGATTTACGGTCGAGTAG
- the soxR gene encoding redox-sensitive transcriptional activator SoxR produces MDEEWLSVGQVAGRSGFAASAIRYYEGEGLVSAERNSGGQRRFHRSVLRRLAFISAARHLGVSLEEVRGALGQLPQNRTPNAADWKRISLLWREKLNGEIRALEALRDGLDSCIGCGCLSLDRCKISNPHDAAASGGPGAVYLPKQLRVPATTRP; encoded by the coding sequence GTGGACGAGGAATGGCTGTCGGTGGGGCAGGTCGCGGGCCGGAGCGGCTTCGCCGCCTCGGCAATCCGCTACTACGAGGGTGAGGGGCTGGTCTCCGCCGAGCGGAACAGCGGGGGGCAGCGGCGGTTCCACCGCAGCGTCCTGCGCCGCCTGGCGTTCATCAGCGCAGCCCGGCACCTGGGCGTGAGCCTTGAGGAGGTACGGGGAGCCCTGGGCCAGCTGCCCCAGAACCGGACGCCCAATGCAGCCGACTGGAAGCGGATCTCACTGCTCTGGAGGGAGAAGCTCAACGGCGAGATCCGGGCCCTCGAGGCACTGAGGGACGGGCTCGACTCCTGTATCGGCTGCGGCTGCCTGTCGCTGGACCGCTGCAAGATCTCCAACCCGCACGATGCGGCGGCCTCCGGAGGCCCGGGCGCCGTATACCTGCCCAAGCAGTTGAGGGTGCCGGCTACTACTCGACCGTAA
- a CDS encoding SDR family oxidoreductase, producing MPLALITGASRGFGFALAKALAGRGWQLIVDARDGRALEAAAEMIGPGVTAVAGDVAGPAHRRELASAVARAGGLDLLVNNASTLGTSPLPELARYPLGALEQVFQTNVLAPLALIQELLPHLSPGAAIVNITSDAAVEAYGGWGGYGASKAALDQISAVLAAEQPGFRVYAFDPGDMRTAMHQEAFPGEDISDRPEPETVVPALLRLLADSPPSGRYRSADLLVGAGMEAG from the coding sequence ATGCCTTTAGCACTCATTACCGGCGCATCCCGCGGCTTCGGGTTTGCGCTGGCCAAGGCTCTCGCCGGGCGGGGCTGGCAGCTGATCGTCGATGCAAGGGACGGCCGAGCACTGGAGGCGGCCGCCGAGATGATCGGGCCGGGAGTCACGGCTGTCGCAGGCGACGTGGCCGGCCCGGCGCACCGAAGGGAGCTGGCCAGCGCGGTGGCGAGGGCCGGCGGGCTCGACCTGCTCGTCAACAACGCCAGCACCCTCGGCACCAGTCCCCTGCCGGAGCTCGCCCGCTACCCGCTGGGCGCGCTGGAGCAGGTCTTCCAGACGAACGTCCTGGCGCCTCTGGCGCTGATCCAGGAACTGCTCCCCCACCTGTCACCGGGTGCGGCGATCGTGAACATCACCTCGGACGCGGCGGTCGAAGCCTACGGAGGCTGGGGCGGGTACGGGGCGTCAAAGGCTGCCCTCGACCAGATCTCGGCCGTGCTCGCAGCGGAGCAGCCCGGCTTCAGGGTCTACGCATTCGACCCGGGCGACATGCGGACCGCTATGCACCAGGAGGCCTTCCCCGGCGAGGACATCTCCGACCGGCCGGAGCCCGAGACGGTCGTGCCCGCCCTGCTCCGGCTCCTGGCCGACTCCCCGCCCAGCGGCCGCTACCGGTCGGCCGACCTGCTGGTCGGCGCCGGAATGGAGGCGGGGTGA
- a CDS encoding S-adenosylmethionine:tRNA ribosyltransferase-isomerase, giving the protein MSAAAPAYPEGRAAPGPPESRGLDRDGVRLLVASRKGITHASFRDLGSFLRPGDLLVVNNSATLPAAVDGTREYGRATIVHFSAEMDDGSWVVELRKPDNSGPFLDGGTGEVVELPGGGRIAILSAYRGVEGRSRLLLARPQLGRPVAGYLKRFGRPIAYGYLEERPPLSDYQTIFATEPGGAEMPSAGRPFSGRVLAGLVSRGVSLAPITLHTGVSSPEVSEPPAPERFRVPAATAALANHTHREGGRVVAVGTTVTRALESAADEQGFVNAAEGWTDLVLDASRPVRTVDGLITGWHAASATHLLLLEAVAGSGLVTRAYDAAAAAGYLWHEFGDSCLLLP; this is encoded by the coding sequence GTGAGCGCTGCCGCTCCGGCTTACCCCGAGGGGCGGGCGGCGCCCGGACCTCCGGAGTCCCGAGGGCTCGACCGGGACGGCGTGCGACTGCTGGTGGCGAGCCGAAAGGGGATCACCCATGCGAGCTTCCGGGATCTCGGCTCGTTTCTCCGGCCGGGCGACCTGCTGGTCGTGAACAACTCGGCAACACTTCCGGCTGCCGTCGACGGTACCCGGGAGTACGGCCGGGCCACGATCGTCCACTTCTCGGCGGAGATGGACGACGGCAGCTGGGTAGTGGAGCTTCGCAAGCCCGACAACAGCGGACCGTTCCTCGACGGCGGCACCGGCGAGGTGGTGGAACTGCCCGGGGGCGGCCGGATCGCAATCCTCTCGGCCTACCGGGGGGTGGAGGGCCGGAGCCGCCTGCTGCTGGCCCGGCCGCAGCTGGGGCGGCCGGTGGCCGGGTACCTGAAGCGCTTCGGCCGTCCGATCGCCTACGGCTACCTGGAGGAGCGGCCGCCGCTGTCCGACTACCAGACCATCTTCGCCACCGAGCCCGGCGGCGCCGAGATGCCCAGCGCCGGGCGGCCGTTCTCCGGGCGCGTGCTGGCCGGCCTGGTCTCCCGGGGGGTTTCGCTGGCTCCGATCACCCTGCACACCGGAGTCTCCTCTCCTGAGGTCTCAGAGCCGCCCGCGCCGGAGCGGTTCCGGGTTCCCGCGGCGACCGCGGCGCTGGCGAACCACACGCACCGGGAGGGGGGCCGGGTGGTGGCGGTCGGCACGACGGTCACGCGAGCCCTCGAGTCGGCAGCGGACGAGCAGGGGTTCGTTAACGCCGCCGAAGGTTGGACCGACCTGGTTCTGGACGCATCACGGCCGGTGCGGACGGTCGACGGGCTGATCACCGGCTGGCACGCCGCGTCGGCGACGCATCTGTTGCTGCTGGAGGCGGTAGCGGGGAGCGGCCTGGTCACCCGGGCGTACGACGCCGCAGCCGCCGCAGGCTACCTGTGGCACGAGTTCGGCGACAGCTGCCTTCTGCTGCCCTAG
- a CDS encoding GatB/YqeY domain-containing protein — protein sequence MNLRHVLQAELITAMKNQDRPAILAIRSVLSAIANKEAVPAPKTSSIDDPVKGYADVPRRELTPAEVRLVVMDEVDERRNSADYLTTAGKLDEAAALHNQVQILERFLYLT from the coding sequence GTGAACCTTCGACACGTGCTCCAGGCCGAGCTGATCACCGCGATGAAGAACCAGGACAGGCCGGCGATCCTGGCCATCAGGTCGGTCCTTTCCGCCATTGCCAACAAGGAGGCCGTCCCGGCCCCGAAGACCAGCTCGATCGACGACCCGGTCAAGGGGTACGCAGACGTCCCCCGCCGGGAATTAACCCCGGCGGAGGTACGCCTGGTGGTGATGGACGAGGTCGACGAGCGGCGCAACTCCGCCGACTATCTCACCACTGCCGGCAAGCTCGACGAGGCCGCCGCCCTTCACAACCAGGTTCAGATCCTGGAGCGCTTCCTTTATCTGACCTAA
- a CDS encoding GatB/YqeY domain-containing protein, which translates to MTSLKERIREDLTAAMRARDETAKATLRSVITAISKAEVSGKQQSTLNDDQVIGVIRSELGKRKEAAEIYDKAGRDELAAQERSEAEILSTYMPEEIGDEALAAIVAEEVANARNAGIEGPRAMGAVIKAVRERVGAAAEGSRISQVVKAALAG; encoded by the coding sequence GTGACGTCGCTCAAGGAACGGATCCGGGAGGATCTCACCGCGGCCATGCGGGCCAGGGACGAGACGGCCAAGGCGACGCTGCGCAGCGTGATCACCGCCATCAGCAAGGCCGAGGTGTCCGGCAAGCAGCAATCGACCCTCAACGACGACCAGGTGATCGGCGTCATCCGCTCCGAGCTGGGCAAACGCAAGGAGGCCGCCGAGATCTACGACAAAGCCGGCCGGGACGAGCTGGCCGCCCAGGAGCGGTCGGAGGCCGAGATCCTGTCGACTTACATGCCCGAGGAGATCGGCGACGAGGCGCTGGCGGCAATTGTGGCCGAGGAGGTCGCCAACGCCCGCAACGCGGGGATCGAGGGCCCTCGTGCGATGGGCGCAGTCATCAAGGCGGTCCGCGAACGGGTGGGGGCCGCGGCCGAAGGCTCCCGCATCTCGCAGGTGGTCAAGGCGGCTCTCGCCGGGTGA
- a CDS encoding methyltransferase domain-containing protein, whose protein sequence is MNQTLTDEVRQKYAWTAREVIQAEFSQLTVLGACCGGGEDGACCSTTDAGHVHGAEPAAAFGSSLYPAAQTQALPSLAVSAGCGCGNPTALTAIAEGQTVLDLGSGSGIDAFLAAALVGPEGRVYGLDITNEMIALANSAKRSAGLTNVEFLPGDMEKVPLADGSVDVVISNCSINLSQDKQAVFSEIARVLRPGGRIGICDVLASDALSPGDRAARGSYVDCIAGALSVGECTEALERAGFEEVRIDLTHPVADEIFAASITGRRA, encoded by the coding sequence ATGAACCAGACGCTGACCGACGAGGTACGGCAGAAGTACGCCTGGACCGCCCGCGAGGTGATCCAAGCCGAGTTCTCCCAGCTGACCGTCCTCGGCGCATGTTGCGGCGGCGGGGAGGACGGCGCCTGCTGCAGCACCACCGACGCCGGGCACGTCCACGGCGCCGAGCCGGCAGCCGCCTTCGGTTCGTCGCTCTACCCGGCCGCCCAGACGCAAGCACTTCCGAGCCTGGCGGTCTCGGCCGGCTGCGGATGCGGCAACCCTACAGCGCTGACGGCGATTGCCGAGGGCCAGACGGTCCTCGACCTGGGTTCAGGCTCCGGCATCGACGCCTTCCTGGCGGCAGCTCTGGTCGGCCCCGAGGGCAGGGTCTACGGGTTGGATATCACCAACGAGATGATCGCCCTCGCCAACTCGGCGAAGCGTTCGGCCGGCCTGACCAACGTAGAGTTCCTGCCGGGCGATATGGAGAAGGTCCCCCTGGCCGACGGCTCGGTCGACGTCGTGATCTCCAACTGCTCCATCAACCTGTCGCAGGACAAGCAGGCGGTGTTCTCCGAGATCGCCCGCGTGCTCAGGCCCGGCGGACGGATCGGGATCTGCGACGTCCTGGCGTCCGACGCCCTTTCGCCCGGCGACCGGGCGGCCCGGGGCAGCTACGTCGACTGCATCGCCGGAGCCCTGAGCGTCGGGGAGTGCACCGAAGCGCTGGAGCGAGCCGGCTTCGAGGAGGTTCGCATCGACCTCACCCACCCGGTGGCCGACGAGATCTTCGCCGCATCCATCACCGGCCGGAGAGCCTGA
- a CDS encoding YkgJ family cysteine cluster protein — MGLDNQPVPSDMQRMMDDLRKKGWNSKRLEKLEGRWDRTLGWGGWAAHEQERRHSENGGSPRPSVPDEAWEPPEWEGARYRIDPPNPAPEAVINCAERVHLCKAVCCKLNFALTPGEVRSGKVKWDRKLPYLIAHGEDGYCAHLDQGKGCNIFEDRPALCRRFDCRTDGRVWKDFEGMVPNTEWIDGIVASSQRVVVKPKAPLPVVQVTSKREEINS, encoded by the coding sequence ATGGGTCTAGACAACCAGCCCGTGCCTTCGGACATGCAACGGATGATGGACGACCTTCGCAAGAAGGGCTGGAACTCGAAGAGGCTGGAAAAACTGGAAGGGCGCTGGGATCGGACGCTCGGATGGGGCGGCTGGGCCGCCCATGAGCAGGAGCGCCGGCACAGCGAGAACGGCGGCAGTCCACGGCCGTCCGTGCCCGACGAGGCCTGGGAGCCGCCGGAATGGGAAGGCGCCCGCTACCGCATAGACCCCCCGAACCCCGCCCCTGAAGCGGTCATCAACTGCGCCGAGCGGGTCCACCTCTGCAAAGCGGTCTGCTGCAAGCTCAACTTTGCCCTCACGCCGGGGGAGGTCCGGTCGGGCAAGGTCAAGTGGGATCGCAAGCTTCCCTACCTGATAGCCCACGGTGAGGACGGCTACTGCGCCCACCTGGACCAGGGGAAGGGCTGCAACATCTTCGAGGACCGCCCGGCTCTTTGCCGGCGGTTCGACTGCCGCACCGACGGCCGGGTGTGGAAGGACTTCGAAGGGATGGTCCCGAACACCGAGTGGATCGACGGCATTGTAGCCAGCTCGCAGCGGGTGGTCGTCAAGCCGAAGGCGCCCCTGCCGGTCGTCCAGGTCACCTCGAAGCGGGAGGAGATCAACTCCTAG
- a CDS encoding TOBE domain-containing protein, whose protein sequence is MTSFRMGRVAELLGVSVDTVRRWADSGRLVTTRSESGKRIVEGADLAAFVSSIAKSGELKNINAESARNHFPGIITKVLKDGVAAHVEIQAGPHRLVSLMTREAADELELEPGMLAVAAVKSTNVVIELPREP, encoded by the coding sequence ATGACGAGCTTTCGTATGGGCCGCGTGGCAGAACTTTTGGGGGTGAGCGTGGACACGGTCCGGCGCTGGGCCGATAGCGGACGCCTCGTCACCACCCGCTCGGAGAGCGGGAAAAGAATCGTCGAAGGAGCGGACCTGGCCGCCTTCGTCAGCAGCATCGCAAAGTCGGGCGAGTTGAAGAACATCAACGCCGAGTCGGCCCGCAACCACTTTCCCGGCATCATCACCAAGGTCCTCAAGGACGGCGTTGCGGCGCACGTCGAAATCCAGGCAGGCCCGCACCGGCTCGTTTCGCTGATGACCAGAGAAGCGGCCGACGAGCTCGAGCTGGAGCCCGGCATGCTGGCGGTCGCAGCCGTCAAGTCCACGAACGTCGTCATCGAACTCCCGAGGGAGCCCTGA
- the modA gene encoding molybdate ABC transporter substrate-binding protein has translation MKSRLIAALALLILAGCRPEVGYREPTSPAAGKQLSGSATVFAAASLTESFQEIGDLFRDENPSAGLVFNFGPSSGLATQIEEQGGADVFASADQANMKKVTDRNLIDGKPEVFVRNRLQIIVGPGNPKGIETLADLAGPDLKVVLAAPGVPVGRYAREALTKAGVTVNPVSEAVDVKGVVGPVTLGEADAGIVYATDVEAAGGKAEGVDIPEESNVTAEYPIGLVKGARNAAVGKAFIDLVLSGEGRKVLTDHGFIAP, from the coding sequence GTGAAAAGCCGTCTCATAGCAGCACTTGCCCTGCTGATCCTCGCCGGCTGCAGGCCCGAGGTGGGGTACCGGGAGCCCACTTCCCCGGCGGCCGGGAAGCAACTTTCCGGCAGCGCCACCGTCTTCGCGGCCGCTTCGCTCACCGAGTCGTTCCAGGAAATCGGCGACCTCTTCCGGGACGAGAACCCGTCCGCCGGCCTCGTTTTCAACTTCGGGCCCTCGAGCGGTCTGGCAACCCAGATCGAAGAGCAGGGGGGCGCCGATGTGTTCGCCTCGGCGGACCAGGCCAACATGAAGAAGGTCACCGACCGGAACCTGATCGACGGGAAGCCCGAAGTTTTCGTGCGAAACAGACTGCAGATCATCGTCGGCCCCGGCAACCCGAAGGGCATCGAGACCCTTGCAGACCTGGCCGGGCCGGACCTCAAGGTCGTCCTTGCGGCGCCCGGGGTGCCGGTGGGCAGGTACGCCCGCGAGGCGCTGACCAAGGCCGGCGTCACCGTGAATCCGGTCTCGGAGGCGGTGGACGTTAAGGGTGTCGTCGGACCGGTCACGCTCGGGGAAGCCGACGCGGGCATCGTCTACGCCACCGACGTGGAGGCTGCCGGCGGCAAGGCCGAAGGCGTCGACATTCCCGAGGAGTCCAACGTGACCGCCGAGTACCCCATCGGCCTCGTGAAGGGTGCCCGGAACGCTGCCGTGGGCAAAGCGTTCATCGACCTGGTCCTGTCCGGCGAAGGGCGAAAAGTCCTGACCGACCACGGGTTCATCGCACCCTAG
- a CDS encoding ABC transporter permease: MAKVAVGVAVLFFLLPLVGLLLRTPWSELGTELASPPVRSALWLSLVCSLAATAISVVFGVPLAWALARWQFPGKSVVRALTTLPMIVPPVVGGVALLLAFGRRGFAGRWLDQAFGITLPFTTAGAILAETFVAMPFLVITVEAGLRSMNRRFEDAASTLGAGPWVTFRRVTLPLIGPSLWAGAALAWARALGEFGATITFAGNLPGRTQTIPLAVYLALETRLEAAITLSVVLLAVSLTVLVLLRDRFMPNL; encoded by the coding sequence GTGGCGAAGGTGGCAGTTGGCGTGGCCGTGTTGTTCTTCCTGCTGCCGCTGGTCGGCCTGTTGCTCCGCACCCCCTGGAGTGAGCTGGGGACCGAGCTCGCCTCTCCGCCGGTGCGGAGCGCCCTGTGGCTATCCCTGGTCTGCTCACTGGCCGCCACTGCGATCTCCGTGGTGTTCGGGGTTCCGCTGGCCTGGGCGCTGGCCCGGTGGCAGTTCCCGGGCAAGTCGGTGGTGCGAGCGCTGACGACCCTGCCGATGATCGTCCCGCCGGTGGTGGGAGGCGTCGCCCTGCTGCTTGCCTTCGGACGGCGTGGTTTCGCAGGGAGGTGGCTGGACCAGGCCTTCGGCATCACGCTCCCCTTCACTACCGCTGGGGCGATCCTGGCCGAGACATTCGTCGCCATGCCGTTTCTGGTCATCACCGTGGAGGCCGGCCTCCGGTCGATGAACCGGCGGTTCGAGGACGCCGCTTCGACGCTGGGCGCCGGACCGTGGGTCACGTTTCGCCGGGTGACCCTCCCCTTGATAGGGCCGAGCCTTTGGGCCGGGGCCGCCCTGGCGTGGGCCCGGGCGCTCGGCGAGTTCGGCGCGACGATCACCTTCGCCGGGAACCTTCCGGGGCGAACCCAGACCATCCCGCTGGCGGTCTACCTGGCGCTGGAGACCCGTCTGGAGGCGGCGATCACGCTGAGCGTGGTGCTCCTGGCCGTGTCGCTGACGGTGCTCGTCCTGCTCCGCGACCGATTTATGCCGAACCTGTGA
- a CDS encoding ABC transporter ATP-binding protein codes for MSLEAKLELQLGSLDLDVDLRVGSGEVLAVLGPNGSGKTTLLRVLAGLLPVRSGRVVLDGEVLEDTGAGTRLLPAERSVGFVFQDYLLFPHLTVVENVAFGLRSRGVTKGAARAAASTWLGTMGLDAYTKEKPGSLSGGQAQRVALARALAPNPRLLLLDEPLAALDAGTKLEVRRELSRHLGSFEGSALLVTHNPLEAAALADRLIVLENGRVIQDGTSTEVALRPRSAYVAELVGLNLIRGKGFGDHVEVEEGGRLVAPSTPLGDVYAAIHPRAVALHRSHPEGSPRNVWEGTVSGIDLEGERARVSVTGPVRVVAEVTVQALKELNLVAAGPVWVSIKATEIQVYPA; via the coding sequence GTGAGCCTCGAAGCCAAGCTCGAGCTGCAGCTGGGAAGCCTGGACCTCGACGTCGACCTGCGGGTCGGTTCGGGCGAAGTGCTGGCGGTGCTGGGCCCCAACGGGTCGGGCAAGACCACGCTCCTCCGGGTTCTGGCCGGTCTTCTACCCGTGCGGTCCGGCAGGGTGGTTCTCGACGGCGAGGTGCTGGAGGACACCGGCGCCGGCACCCGGCTGCTGCCGGCTGAACGTTCGGTGGGGTTCGTCTTTCAGGACTACCTGCTGTTCCCGCACCTGACGGTCGTCGAGAACGTGGCGTTCGGCCTGCGATCTCGGGGCGTGACGAAGGGAGCAGCCCGTGCTGCGGCATCCACGTGGCTCGGCACCATGGGGCTTGACGCTTATACCAAGGAGAAGCCGGGGTCGCTGTCGGGCGGGCAGGCGCAGCGCGTAGCGCTCGCCCGCGCCCTGGCGCCCAACCCCCGCCTTTTGCTTCTCGATGAGCCGCTGGCCGCCCTGGATGCCGGAACCAAGCTGGAGGTCCGGCGGGAGCTGAGCAGGCACCTCGGCTCGTTCGAGGGATCCGCGTTGCTGGTCACCCACAACCCGCTCGAAGCTGCTGCTCTGGCAGACAGGCTGATAGTCCTGGAGAACGGCCGGGTGATCCAGGACGGCACGTCGACCGAGGTGGCGTTGCGCCCCCGTTCGGCCTACGTCGCCGAGCTGGTCGGCCTCAACTTGATCCGCGGCAAGGGTTTCGGCGATCACGTCGAGGTGGAGGAAGGCGGCCGCCTGGTGGCCCCGTCGACACCCCTCGGGGATGTCTACGCCGCCATCCACCCCCGGGCGGTTGCGCTGCACCGGTCGCATCCCGAGGGCTCTCCCCGGAACGTCTGGGAGGGCACGGTTTCCGGCATCGACCTCGAGGGTGAAAGGGCACGGGTGAGCGTCACGGGACCGGTACGGGTGGTGGCCGAGGTGACCGTGCAGGCCCTGAAGGAGTTGAACCTGGTGGCGGCCGGACCGGTTTGGGTCTCTATCAAGGCCACGGAGATCCAGGTCTACCCCGCCTGA
- a CDS encoding lipase family protein, whose product MEPLDAPGGVQGWRVLYHSTSVDGRDIVVSGLVFAPAGPATGPRPVVAWGHGSVGLGDSCAPSRSPGDLIGSSTLSELLRRGYVVAATDYEGLGTPGAHPWLVGRSEGRGVLDSVRAARQIPEASAGNRFLAFGASQGGGAVLFAGELAPEYAGELELMGVVAAAPAAELDLLALLPEGNLTAATGFVVMGAFGFKAAYPELDLDAILYPDIVAQRERVERLCQEEIGSRFRSARLDRVLKANPAEADGWREAITENTPGRSRTQAPILLVHGEADQVVPVDVSRLLFDRLCGLGGVAELQTYRGADHIGVIRSAGSDVLAWIDARNAGSEVAGRPGANLCS is encoded by the coding sequence ATGGAGCCGCTCGACGCGCCGGGCGGTGTGCAGGGCTGGCGGGTTCTCTACCACTCGACGTCGGTGGACGGCCGGGACATCGTGGTTTCGGGGCTGGTGTTTGCGCCGGCGGGACCGGCTACGGGACCCCGGCCGGTCGTGGCTTGGGGCCACGGCTCGGTGGGCCTGGGGGACAGCTGTGCGCCCTCCCGCTCACCCGGGGACCTGATCGGGTCGTCGACCCTTTCCGAGCTCCTGCGCCGCGGGTACGTCGTGGCGGCCACCGACTACGAGGGCCTGGGGACCCCGGGCGCCCATCCGTGGCTGGTCGGCCGGAGTGAGGGCAGGGGAGTGCTGGACAGCGTCCGGGCCGCCCGGCAGATCCCCGAGGCATCGGCCGGGAACCGCTTCCTGGCCTTCGGGGCCTCCCAGGGCGGCGGGGCGGTGCTGTTCGCCGGTGAGCTGGCGCCCGAGTACGCCGGGGAGCTGGAGCTGATGGGGGTGGTCGCCGCGGCGCCCGCCGCCGAGCTGGACCTGCTTGCTCTCCTGCCGGAGGGCAACCTGACGGCTGCGACCGGTTTCGTCGTCATGGGGGCCTTCGGATTCAAGGCGGCCTACCCGGAACTCGATCTCGACGCCATCCTCTACCCCGACATCGTCGCCCAGCGGGAGCGGGTCGAGCGGCTCTGCCAGGAGGAGATCGGCAGCCGTTTCCGCAGCGCCCGCCTGGACCGGGTATTGAAGGCCAACCCTGCGGAAGCCGATGGCTGGCGGGAGGCGATCACGGAGAACACGCCCGGGCGGAGCAGGACGCAGGCGCCGATTCTCCTGGTGCACGGCGAAGCGGACCAGGTGGTGCCGGTCGACGTGAGCCGCCTGCTGTTCGACCGCCTCTGCGGACTGGGCGGCGTCGCCGAGCTGCAGACCTACCGAGGCGCCGACCACATCGGCGTCATCCGGTCGGCCGGGTCCGATGTGCTTGCCTGGATCGACGCCCGGAACGCCGGGAGCGAGGTTGCCGGGCGTCCGGGGGCGAATTTGTGCTCCTGA